One genomic segment of Mytilus trossulus isolate FHL-02 chromosome 4, PNRI_Mtr1.1.1.hap1, whole genome shotgun sequence includes these proteins:
- the LOC134713965 gene encoding potassium voltage-gated channel subfamily B member 2-like: MDAMEESSRIILNISGTKYEVTRNSLLTQVSSRLGQLASSLDSTKLEEIYFNRPSVPFEAILMFYQTGKLHLPPNICPNVFKEELEYWEIDHELMEQCCFLNYIQFLDSYKTKSDFKSTIKQSQDFTLSPLARKNRVWRIIDYQERSWLSKIFLFVGVAFVLLSVSTLALSTLPQYKRTLTTCEWYEYVVADDAINPEVKNYFMKYDCHLLKITTTGNEFQFDFDQKEPPQQFQPQKQHVGKRSIPYKGNPQITTSSTNVTQNGSIAEHDSQQDTLKTTFPTLTFKNDIFYQIDYLATAFFTVELLLRLLVCPSLKVYFMNFLNVIEFVVLIGTYVDIVIFNMKSGYKFSPTFTSLVDFIKFLRVIRLLRYCQHLAAVKVLKFSL, encoded by the exons ATGGACGCCATGGAAGAATCCAGcagaattattctaaatatttcTGGGACTAAATATGAAGTGACTAGAAATTCTCTTTTAACCCAAGTTAGCTCACGTTTAGGGCAGCTAGCTAGTTCTTTGGATAGCACGAAGCTAGAGGAGATTTATTTCAATAGACCGTCTGTACCCTTTGAGgccattttgatgttttatcaGACCGGAAAATTACACTTGCCACCAAACATTTGTCCAAATGTTTTCAAAGAAGAACTAGAATACTGGGAGATAGATCATGAACTTATGGAACAATGTTGTTTCCTCAATTACATTCAGTTCTTGGATAGTTACAAAACCAAATCAGATTTTAAGTCCACTATTAAGCAAAGCCAGGACTTTACTTTGAGCCCATTGGCTAGGAAAAATCGTGTATGGAGGATTATAGATTATCAAGAAAGGTCATGGTTGTCCAAG ATATTCTTATTCGTTGGTGTTGCCTTCGTTTTGCTGTCGGTTAGTACACTTGCACTCAGTACTTTGCCACAATACAAACGTACCCTGACTACATGTGAATGGTATGAATATGTAGTTGCTGATGATGCAATTAACCCAGAAGTTAAAAACTATTTCATGAAGTACGACTGTCATTTGCTTAAAATAACTACAACAGGAAACgagtttcaatttgattttgacCAAAAGGAACCACCTCAGCAGTTTCAGCCTCAAAAACAGCATGTCGGTAAAAGATCTATTCCTTATAAAGGAAATCCTCAAATTACAACTTCTTCAACAAATGTAACGCAGAACGGAAGTATAGCTGAACATGATAGCCAGCAGGACACGTTAAAAACGACTTTCCCAACGTTGACTttcaaaaatgacattttctacCAGATTGATTATCTTGCTACAGCTTTTTTCACAGTTGAACTATTATTAAGGTTATTGGTTTGTCCAAGTTTAAAAGTTTACttcatgaattttttaaatgttattgaatttGTAGTTCTGATCGGCACATATGTTGacattgttatatttaatatgaagAGTGGATATAAGTTTTCGCCTACTTTCACAAGTCTGGTTGATTTTATAAAGTTTCTAAGAGTGATAAGGTTATTGCGATATTGTCAACATCTAGCTGCTGTAAAGGTGCTAAAATTTTCACTTTGA
- the LOC134716643 gene encoding uncharacterized protein LOC134716643: MESISISRLDLILKQFIRIDQYKGYCRLLKEYAMEAFTVNGMPAPIYVAKRMAYSQENDYFGMVEMKDLLVPLCNTAYLLNCQTPDNAVMKEKIPNFDVTFDSSICQDIIIMEKEVSRKIRSHIICLEGLRDLQKDCWFWEKRLKHRNNRMDTFLEKNTDDGQDVTSKSQRKYDNLVSKQSEVAKRYKAILVCFQEKMEDEKKLRTAVSQVKYV; this comes from the exons ATGGAGAGTATTTCAATTTCAAGACTTGACTTAATCTTGAAGCAGTTTATTAG AATTGACCAGTATAAAGGATACTGTAGGCTTTTGAAGGAATATGCAATGGAAGCTTTTACAGTAAACGGAATGCCAGCACCAATATATGTAGCGAAGAGAATGGCATATTCCCAGGAAAATGACTATTTCG GTATGGTTGAAATGAAGGACTTGTTGGTGCCACTTTGTAACACCGCCTATCTTCTAAACTGTCAGACACCAGACAATGCTGTCATGAAAGAAAAGATACCAAACTTTGACGTGAC ATTTGATTCTAGTATTTGTCAAGATATTATAATAATGGAGAAGGAAGTGAGTCGTAAAATAAGGAGTCATATCATATGCCTGGAGGGACTCAGGGATTTACAGAAA GATTGTTGGTTCTGGGAAAAACGCCTGAAACACAGGAACAATAGAATGGACACTTTCTTGGAGAAAAACACAGATGACGGACAAGATGTTACTAGTAAGAGTCAACGCAAATATGATAACCTAGTATCAAAGCAGAGTGAGGTAGCAAAACGTTACAAAGCTATACTGGTTTGCTTCCAAGAAAAAATGGAAGATGAGAAGAAATTGAGAACAGCTGTTTCGCaggtaaaatatgtttaa
- the LOC134713967 gene encoding potassium voltage-gated channel subfamily S member 2-like, protein MERFFINVSGTKFEISKAALLTQPDTRLGKIALSTSTSEKKELYFDRPATAFESILTFYQTRKLHMPPNVCPNSFKEELDYWQIDYEFLDKCCLYSFIQFMDMHTVRIEFQHEQNENLSKTVVSKCSAIRNRVWKIIDYHEATLLSKLYLIVGITIVLLSVGVLALSTLSNFRSPVPLCEAFKYMSFGEAECNIATAYADQDCNTLKAKFKEDESYMYYMDPSFYDDDQTNTSNNDSLKQKFEQFLARNHTGVTQKSKMFVKIDHFFTAFFTAEFLLRLFVCPNMKAFFTSILNLIEMFILVGTYVVIAVSNSKLRPTCTDLMSVIEDFMDFIKMIRVIRLLRYCQNLAAVRVLTFSIKKNVKDLILLFFHISLIVLIFGNIVYLSEDRHNIDSIPQGWWLGVITITTVGFGDVVPTSVAGKIICSACALCGILTLALLTSIFVETFMALYGVAQIDTVPKEDRIRRWDHYSKKNRGNGCPDFIDIKKTKI, encoded by the exons ATGGAGagatttttcataaatgtttctggaacaaaatttgaaattagcAAGGCAGCGCTGTTGACACAGCCTGATACTCGTTTGGGGAAGATTGCTTTATCAACGTCTACTTCAGAAAAGAAAGAGCTATATTTTGATCGACCTGCAACAGCATTTGAAtctattttgactttttaccAGACTCGAAAACTGCATATGCCACCAAACGTATGTCCAAACTCGTTCAAGGAAGAATTAGATTATTGGCAGATTGACTATGAATTCTTAGACAAATGCTGTCTATATTCGTTCATTCAATTTATGGATATGCACACAGTTAGAATAGAATTCCAGCATGAACAGAATGAAAATTTATCCAAGACTGTGGTATCGAAATGTTCTGCAATTAGAAACCGTGTTTGGAAAATTATAGACTACCATGAGGCAACATTGTTATCGAAG ttGTACCTCATAGTTGGGATAACTATCGTGTTACTTTCAGTGGGAGTATTGGCCTTAAGTACGTTGTCGAACTTCAGAAGTCCTGTTCCACTTTGTGAGGCTTTTAAATATATGTCATTTGGGGAGGCAGAATGCAACATTGCCACAGCATACGCAGACCAAGACTGTAACACGCTAAAAGCGAAATTTAAGGAAGATGAATCCTACATGTACTATATGGACCCGTCTTTCTATGATGATGACCAAACAAATACTAGTAATAATGATTCTCTTAAACAAAAATTCGAACAATTTCTTGCAAGAAACCATACAGGagtaactcaaaaatcaaaaatgtttgtcaaaatTGACCATTTTTTTACAGCATTCTTTACAGCTGAGTTTTTGCTAAGGCTGTTTGTGTGTCCCAATATGAAAGCTTTTTTCACAAGTATCCTCAATTTGATTGAAATGTTCATTTTAGTCGGAACATACGTCGTTATAGCAGTTTCAAATTCGAAATTAAGACCTACATGTACTGATTTAATGAGTGTCATTGAAGATTTCATGgattttatcaaaatgattCGAGTTATCCGGCTGTTGCGATATTGTCAAAATTTGGCAGCGGTTCGCGTGCTTACCTTTTCGATAAAGAAAAATGTGAAAGATCTTATCCTACTTTTCTTTCATATATCTCTCATTGTGTTGATCTTTGGAAACATAGTGTACCTTTCTGAGGATAGACACAACATCGATAGTATACCACAAGGGTGGTGGCTTGGGGTCATTACTATAACAACGGTTGGATTTGGTGATGTGGTCCCAACATCTGTTGCTGGAAAGATCATATGCTCCGCCTGCGCTTTATGTGGTATTTTAACTCTTGCATTGCTAACTTCCATATTTGTTGAAACTTTCATGGCCTTATATGGTGTGGCACAGATTGACACGGTACCAAAAGAAGATCGTATCAGAAGGTGGGATCATTATTCCAAGAAAAATAGAGGAAATGGATGTCCAGATTTCATagacataaagaaaacaaagattTAA
- the LOC134715352 gene encoding uncharacterized protein LOC134715352 — MKESLIHAYSDMIQAAYLATEQEGFNLVDQQLIAVNIDGIVDKLYEITSATYNTPVPEDFIQATGSYEKLADIYYKKCDFEVLGIKNANFFRKSSEKKSLFEKKESGEEGCFFPINGGIRINPVTRDEKCRGITNIKAGYQIKLKLSLMEGNVGFGWVRQNAFFRRKTWGFYFLRSEDAKTTSAKGVTSEASLKAFPTIEVTDCSYDYRGQGDTPCVIAENENTEKKDQENAVVVPMIKKIIAECIDEIKLEENILVV, encoded by the exons ATGAAAGAAAGCTTAATCCATGCCTACAGTGACATGATACAGGCTGCATACTTGGCAACGGAACAAGAAGG atttaacTTGGTTGATCAACAACTAATAGCAGTTAATATTGATGGCATCGTTGATAAGTTATATGAGATAACATCAGCCACCTACAACACACCAGTACCTGAG GATTTTATCCAAGCTACTGGATCATACGAAAAGTTGGCCGATATATATTACAAGAAGTGTGATTTTGAAGTGCTGGGAATAAAGAATGCAAACTTCTTCAGAAAATCTTCTGAgaaaaaatctttgtttgaaaaaaaggaGAGTGGTGAAG aaggcTGTTTCTTCCCCATAAATGGCGGAATTCGAATAAACCCAGTTACTCGTGATGAAAAATGCAGAGGAATAACCAACATCAAAGCAG GTTACCAAATCAAATTAAAGTTGTCTTTAATGGAAGGAAATGTGGGTTTTGGATGGGTCAGACAGAATGCATTCTTTAGGAGGAAGACATGGGGATTTTATTTCTTAAGATCAGAAGATGCAAAAACAACATCAGCAAAAGGTGTGACATCAGAAGCATCACTCAAAGCTTTTCCAACAATTGAAGTTACCGATTGTTCTTACGATTACAGAGGACAGGGAGATACTCCCTGTGTTATAGCCGAGAACGAAAACACAGAAAAGAAAGATCAAGAAAATGCAGTGGTAGTACCTATGATCAAGAAAATTATTGCTGAATGCATTGATGAAATTAAACTTGAAGAAAACATATTGGTAgtttga